The proteins below are encoded in one region of Epinephelus lanceolatus isolate andai-2023 chromosome 7, ASM4190304v1, whole genome shotgun sequence:
- the sil1 gene encoding nucleotide exchange factor SIL1, producing the protein MYVGTVSVFTWNKPSQDTFQTVTMKLIPRRATGASWSCLTLAFLLVLCCCHIVSILGQKSESALTVVENTEEDDGVVGDEEEEVAVDEDGGDLEVVQPTEEWQTLKPGQAVPAGSHVRLNLQTGQREVRLGEEKLKYWTQEHREKEEIQSLFNPDELKQALKKMKEDLNPVTKDTDQQDSVASRFRPIEELKRDLAQLDLQVETDVQIMRRLLDQFNSSNSTTEQKLSILQELEYLVHQVDNAQTLCSMGGLQLVLDGLNSSDFRLQENSAFVLGSAVSSNPAVQVKVVESGALQTLLTILATTQPLRVKKKVLFAVASLLRNFPYAQRHFLSHGGLQVLSELFRADGGGVLRTRIVTMLYDMISEKELISQAGLDPMLDASHEERVRQYARVSLQGELLEKGWCSLVPQLLESTEHDYREKALRALLAMAPVCSDQYRSDSSLLGSLHSLKHQYQEMIQSEMILGEESGYFVEIVDLIDALQVKMK; encoded by the exons ATGTATGTGggaactgtcagtgtgtttacGTGGAATAAACCAAGTCAAGACACGTTTCAAACAG TCACCATGAAACTGATACCAAGGAGAGCCACAGGAGCTTCATGGAGCTGCTTAACCCTGGCTTTTCTCTTGGTGCTGTGTTGCTGTCACATAGTCAGCATTCTTGGCCAAAAG tctgaGTCTGCCTTAACTGTGGTGGAGAATACAGAAGAAGATGATGGAGTTGTtggtgatgaagaagaggaggtggCAGTTGATGAAGATGGTGGAGATTTAGAGGTGGTCCAGCCTACTGAAGAATGGCAAACACTCAAACCAG gCCAGGCAGTGCCAGCAGGTTCCCATGTGAGGCTGAATCTGCAGACAGGTCAGAGGGAGGTCAGGCTGGGTGAAGAGAAGCTCAAATACTGGACCCAGGAACACAG GGAGAAAGAAGAGATCCAGTCCCTTTTCAATCCTGATGAACTGAAACAGGCCTTGAAGAAGATGAAGGAGGACCTGAATCCAGTGACCAAAGACACAGACCAACAG GACTCTGTGGCATCCAGGTTTCGTCCCATAGAGGAGTTAAAGAGAGACTTGGCTCAGCTGGACCTGCAGGTGGAGACGGATGTTCAG ataATGAGGCGGCTGCTGGAccagtttaacagcagcaactCGACCAcagagcagaagctgagcatcCTGCAGGAGCTGGAGTATCTGGTGCATCAG gTGGATAATGCTCAGACCCTTTGTTCGATGGGGGGTCTCCAGCTCGTTCTAGATGGTCTGAACAGCTCAGACTTCAGGTTACAGGAAAACTCTGCCTTTGTCTTGGGATCTGCTGTGTCCAG TAACCCGGCGGTCCAGGTGAAGGTTGTGGAGAGCGGGGCTCTTCAGACACTCCTAACCATACTGGCCACTACACAGCCACTCAGAGTCAAAAAAAAG GTTCTGTTTGCAGTGGCCTCCCTCTTACGTAACTTCCCTTACGCCCAGCGCCACTTCCTGTCACATGGAGGGCTGCAGGTCCTTTCAGagctgttcagggcagatggtgGTGGAGTTCTGCGAACACGCATTGTCACCATGTTATATGATATGATCAGTGAGAAG GAGCTGATCTCACAGGCAGGTCTGGACCCGATGCTGGATGCCTCCCATGAGGAGCGGGTGCGTCAGTATGCCAGGGTGTCTCTGCAGGGGGAGCTGCTGGAGAAGGGCTGGTGCAGTCTGGTCCCACAGCTGCTGGAGTCCACTGagcatgactacagagagaag GCTCTGCGGGCTTTGTTGGCGATGGCTCCTGTGTGTTCGGATCAGTACCGCTCAGACAGCTCTCTGCTGGGCTCTCTGCACTCTCTCAAACACCAGTACCAGGAAATGATCCAGTCAGAAATGATTCTAGGAGAGGAGAGTGGCTACTTTGTAGAGATTGTAGATCTAATAGATGCTCTACAAGTCAAGATGAAATGA